In one Sphingobium sp. MI1205 genomic region, the following are encoded:
- the cpaB gene encoding Flp pilus assembly protein CpaB: MAILLGLAAVFVANSYLSRAEQAQATPQGGMTKVVVASMPLPFGAAITPEKIRVVDWPAGSVPPGAFRDPVQLTSLGKQRVVLRQIEPGEPILTSKLSGEGGRATMSGVLRPEMRAVAVRVNDVAAAGGFVLPGDTVDVFVTRTMQDGMGGASEQITDVLLQNTRVIAIDQNANDTSKDPAIGKTATLEVNQVDAQKLVLGQQVGQLTLVLRNVTDQPNPAVQTVGTEDLRDGAYVGGFAGPRARVADVAYLPASMPAMRAPRRAVPRNVSALPATASVEIVRGTTGTSYEVKRYGSR; encoded by the coding sequence TTGGCGATCCTGCTCGGTCTGGCGGCGGTATTCGTCGCCAATAGCTATTTGAGCAGGGCCGAGCAGGCTCAGGCTACGCCTCAAGGCGGCATGACCAAGGTTGTCGTGGCGTCGATGCCGCTGCCCTTTGGCGCGGCGATCACGCCGGAAAAGATCAGGGTGGTCGATTGGCCCGCCGGTTCGGTGCCGCCGGGCGCTTTCCGCGATCCGGTGCAGCTTACCTCCCTTGGCAAGCAGCGCGTCGTGCTGCGGCAGATCGAGCCGGGCGAACCGATACTCACGTCCAAATTGTCAGGCGAAGGCGGTCGCGCCACCATGTCCGGTGTGCTGCGGCCCGAAATGCGTGCGGTCGCCGTGCGGGTGAATGATGTGGCGGCGGCGGGCGGCTTCGTGCTGCCGGGCGATACCGTCGATGTATTCGTCACGCGCACGATGCAGGACGGCATGGGCGGGGCCAGCGAGCAGATCACCGATGTGCTGCTGCAAAACACCCGCGTCATCGCCATCGACCAGAACGCAAACGATACGTCCAAGGACCCGGCGATCGGCAAGACCGCGACGCTGGAGGTCAACCAGGTGGACGCGCAGAAGCTGGTCCTGGGCCAGCAGGTCGGCCAGTTGACGCTGGTGCTGCGCAATGTGACGGACCAGCCCAATCCGGCGGTGCAGACCGTGGGGACGGAGGATCTGCGCGATGGCGCCTATGTCGGCGGCTTTGCCGGGCCGCGCGCCCGCGTCGCCGATGTGGCCTATCTGCCCGCTTCGATGCCCGCCATGCGCGCGCCGCGCCGGGCCGTGCCCCGCAATGTTTCCGCTCTGCCCGCGACCGCATCGGTCGAAATCGTGCGCGGCACGACCGGCACCAGCTATGAGGTGAAGCGCTATGGTTCCCGCTAA
- a CDS encoding TadE/TadG family type IV pilus assembly protein — MSIVIPHVLRDRRGSSAAEFAMVLPLLIIFLIGIIDVGRLMWTWNHAEKATQVGARFAVVTDPVPTGLASHSFVGTESLTQGDIIPSTAYGTMSCHADAAGNVTCDPCEKCPWGTAADSGNDSPFMRIYDRMHAFMPDLNPDNVRILYKPSGLGFAGNPNGADASPLITVELTGMAFQPTLFQLFGGEIDLPDFSTALTMESGQTYSDQVPN; from the coding sequence ATGAGCATCGTGATCCCTCATGTTCTGCGCGATCGCCGGGGTAGCTCAGCAGCAGAATTTGCAATGGTGCTCCCGCTCCTTATCATTTTCCTGATCGGGATCATTGATGTCGGGCGCTTGATGTGGACTTGGAATCATGCGGAAAAGGCGACGCAGGTGGGGGCTCGATTTGCTGTTGTGACGGATCCGGTGCCGACAGGGCTTGCGTCTCATAGCTTTGTCGGCACCGAGAGTTTGACGCAGGGTGATATCATACCCTCGACGGCCTACGGAACTATGTCCTGTCATGCTGATGCAGCTGGAAATGTGACCTGCGATCCGTGCGAGAAATGTCCGTGGGGTACAGCGGCCGATTCCGGCAACGACAGTCCATTCATGCGCATTTATGACCGGATGCATGCGTTTATGCCAGATCTTAACCCGGATAATGTGCGGATACTTTATAAGCCGTCAGGACTGGGATTTGCAGGCAATCCGAATGGGGCGGATGCTTCACCCCTCATCACAGTCGAGCTAACGGGGATGGCGTTTCAACCAACTCTCTTTCAGTTGTTTGGCGGGGAAATTGATCTTCCAGATTTTTCGACCGCGCTCACCATGGAAAGCGGCCAGACCTATTCAGATCAGGTACCAAATTGA
- a CDS encoding pilus assembly protein TadG-related protein, with product MSARRNSLIRSTSGAVAPTVALSLFALIAAGGIAFDYARMAGLDTELQNAADQAALAAATQLDGEDDARTRATNAVKNLIQNNARFANDGCGVAVGVGTSTSLPAGCDTAGTLRFYQDREKTALATSDADAKFVEVEVNKRTANFALTPIVQVFSSGGIKALAFAGVGQAICKQPPVMICNPDEPIGNENEHLPFNAVAGQGMRLVTGDASAPGNFGWLESNIVDDKDVNGSPALFAALSYDTPPGECQPIDGVTTKTGMVAAALSSFNTRFDVFANGNPTCPGKPGGTCSPSINTRKDLVCKSSGGASCNANANWTESSKPYRPQSANFLPTDKSEDPDIMGYPRDLVHAVPSSSTTPIMGDGSWDRDAYFRVNYNWTHAQWTAALSDSITRYELYKWEIAHQSVQVSTTPPDYKGINIPQSLSGNDTAFGKPATGRSGIDPTISPIDRRKLSVAVLNCEALEAKGKTKNVPVAMWLDIFLVEPSFVRKGSFGGKKNEIFTEDKEIYAEVISATNVSASSSGSQVVLRSVPYLIE from the coding sequence ATGTCCGCCCGTCGGAATAGCCTGATCAGGTCAACCAGCGGTGCGGTAGCGCCGACGGTAGCCCTGTCGCTGTTCGCCCTGATCGCGGCGGGGGGCATCGCGTTCGACTATGCGCGGATGGCGGGGCTGGACACGGAATTGCAGAACGCGGCCGATCAGGCTGCGCTGGCGGCGGCGACGCAGTTGGATGGCGAAGATGATGCCCGAACCCGGGCGACCAATGCCGTCAAAAACCTGATCCAGAATAACGCACGCTTTGCCAACGACGGTTGCGGGGTAGCTGTAGGCGTTGGGACTTCAACCAGCCTGCCAGCTGGCTGTGATACTGCGGGAACTTTGCGATTCTATCAGGATAGAGAGAAGACTGCATTAGCCACATCGGATGCGGATGCAAAGTTTGTTGAAGTTGAAGTGAACAAGCGCACGGCAAATTTTGCTTTGACGCCGATCGTGCAGGTTTTCTCTTCCGGAGGTATTAAGGCGCTGGCCTTTGCAGGCGTGGGACAAGCAATTTGTAAACAGCCCCCGGTCATGATCTGCAACCCGGATGAGCCAATTGGGAATGAGAATGAACACCTTCCCTTTAATGCTGTGGCTGGACAAGGTATGCGACTGGTCACCGGCGATGCAAGTGCGCCAGGAAATTTCGGTTGGCTAGAGTCTAATATTGTTGACGACAAGGACGTCAATGGTTCGCCAGCACTTTTCGCAGCGTTGAGCTATGATACTCCACCGGGCGAATGCCAACCTATAGATGGCGTCACAACCAAGACCGGGATGGTGGCCGCAGCTTTGAGTTCATTCAACACGCGGTTTGATGTGTTCGCGAACGGAAATCCCACATGCCCGGGTAAACCGGGGGGTACCTGCTCACCGTCGATTAACACCAGAAAGGATCTGGTTTGTAAATCGAGTGGAGGAGCATCCTGCAACGCGAATGCAAATTGGACTGAATCGTCCAAGCCTTATCGACCGCAATCGGCGAACTTTCTGCCCACCGACAAGAGCGAAGATCCCGACATCATGGGATATCCACGAGATCTGGTTCATGCTGTGCCTAGTTCATCCACTACCCCGATCATGGGAGATGGGTCGTGGGATAGAGACGCATACTTCCGGGTCAACTATAACTGGACGCACGCGCAGTGGACTGCGGCATTGTCCGATAGCATAACGCGCTACGAACTTTACAAGTGGGAAATCGCGCACCAATCCGTTCAGGTGAGCACGACACCGCCTGATTATAAGGGAATTAATATTCCCCAGTCGCTTAGTGGGAATGACACAGCTTTTGGGAAACCGGCTACGGGGCGATCTGGCATAGATCCTACGATATCGCCTATCGATCGTCGAAAATTGTCTGTTGCCGTTTTGAACTGTGAAGCTCTCGAAGCGAAGGGGAAAACAAAAAATGTACCAGTAGCCATGTGGCTGGACATTTTTCTGGTTGAGCCATCCTTCGTGAGAAAGGGAAGCTTTGGCGGCAAGAAAAACGAGATTTTCACTGAAGATAAGGAAATATATGCTGAAGTGATCAGCGCCACCAATGTCAGCGCAAGCTCATCGGGTTCCCAAGTGGTTCTTCGATCTGTTCCATATCTGATCGAGTGA
- a CDS encoding type II and III secretion system protein family protein, translating into MVPAKSAAMLALGVAMATGTAMPVQAQVASLTTSNVNHAGQFDVPLNKSQVLTVDRAFSKAMVGNQEIADILPMTNRSLYVLGKKVGTTSLTLYDSRNMLIAVVDVAVGPDVVTLKRQLSELIPGEQIGARISNDAVVLTGTVSSASAVDRAVQIAKTYAGGDEKVVNMLSVGASQQVMLEVRFSEVNRQAAKQIGLNHSFNGNKTAGSIGSLASESIVPTNNGGTPTIALDGLSDAFGVGTWAYKIGSLNLFSALDMLERKGLVKTLAEPTLVALSGETASFLAGGEFPIPVVQSGGGGGGAGGNNGITVEFKPFGVSLGFTPTVLSDGIINLVVEPEVSSIDPSASVSINGLVVPGLLTRRAKTVVELRDGQSFAIAGLLRNDFQDTVRQLPVLGSIPLIGALFRSTGFQKQQTELVMIVTPRLVKPMRAEDVSLPTDRVGDPNELDLFLMGRTDKAVGINPLNPDAMPPEQRKAAPAPAPAAPAADPAGATQSGYEL; encoded by the coding sequence ATGGTTCCCGCTAAATCCGCCGCGATGCTGGCGCTGGGGGTGGCGATGGCCACCGGGACGGCGATGCCGGTCCAGGCGCAGGTCGCTTCGCTGACCACCAGCAACGTCAATCACGCCGGGCAGTTCGACGTACCGCTCAACAAGAGCCAGGTGCTGACGGTGGACCGCGCTTTTTCCAAGGCGATGGTCGGCAATCAGGAGATCGCCGACATTTTGCCCATGACCAACCGGTCGCTGTACGTGCTGGGCAAGAAGGTGGGGACGACCAGCCTGACCCTGTATGACAGCCGCAACATGTTGATCGCGGTGGTCGATGTGGCGGTGGGGCCGGATGTGGTGACGCTGAAGCGCCAGCTGTCCGAACTGATCCCCGGCGAGCAGATCGGCGCGCGCATTTCCAACGACGCGGTGGTGCTGACCGGGACGGTGTCGAGCGCATCCGCCGTCGACCGGGCGGTGCAGATCGCCAAGACCTATGCCGGGGGCGACGAGAAGGTCGTCAACATGCTGTCGGTCGGCGCTTCGCAGCAGGTGATGCTGGAGGTGCGCTTTTCGGAAGTGAACCGGCAGGCGGCGAAGCAGATCGGCCTCAACCACAGCTTCAACGGCAACAAGACCGCGGGCAGCATCGGCAGCCTGGCGTCCGAATCCATCGTGCCGACCAACAATGGCGGCACGCCGACGATTGCGCTCGATGGCCTGTCCGACGCTTTTGGCGTGGGGACATGGGCGTACAAGATCGGCAGCCTGAACCTGTTTTCCGCGCTGGACATGCTGGAGCGCAAGGGGCTGGTCAAGACGCTGGCCGAGCCGACGCTGGTTGCCCTGTCGGGTGAAACCGCGTCCTTCCTGGCGGGCGGCGAGTTTCCGATCCCGGTCGTCCAGAGTGGCGGCGGAGGAGGCGGCGCGGGCGGCAATAATGGCATCACCGTCGAGTTCAAGCCGTTCGGGGTAAGCCTGGGCTTCACCCCCACGGTGCTGAGCGACGGGATCATCAACCTGGTGGTCGAACCGGAAGTCAGCTCGATCGATCCATCGGCGTCGGTGTCGATCAACGGGCTGGTGGTGCCGGGCCTGCTGACGCGGCGGGCCAAGACGGTGGTGGAATTGCGCGACGGGCAATCCTTTGCGATTGCAGGGCTTTTGCGCAACGACTTTCAGGATACCGTGCGGCAGTTGCCGGTGCTGGGATCGATCCCGCTCATCGGCGCGCTGTTCCGTTCGACCGGGTTCCAGAAGCAGCAGACCGAACTGGTCATGATCGTCACCCCGCGGCTGGTGAAGCCGATGCGGGCGGAGGATGTGAGCTTGCCGACCGACCGGGTGGGCGATCCCAACGAACTGGACCTGTTCCTGATGGGCCGGACCGATAAGGCGGTGGGCATCAATCCGCTCAATCCCGACGCGATGCCGCCCGAGCAGCGTAAGGCGGCTCCGGCTCCGGCTCCGGCCGCACCGGCTGCCGATCCGGCTGGCGCAACGCAGAGCGGATATGAACTATGA
- a CDS encoding AAA family ATPase, with amino-acid sequence MTNTAEATESWTLDVGDEGIHLILSEQEVAASDIMGDRLSGQSLTLSMMAPGTALPQQLVGEAKAVILEVQPDDEASMRRLAALRAANPALLVVAAVRNAEIPLVRALLRSGINDVVALPLQASELTTVLDQLRGEIAAQGGRDVKTGALVSIIKSVGGVGATTIATQAASLHARSAKQAGERVCLFDFDVQFGGAGTYLNITSSLTLADLLQAGNRVDRELLGSVTVETPTGLHVVTAPTEIMPLEAVNADQVFRVIELAQRNFDTIYLDLPGNWTNWSMSLVARSEVIFLVCELTIASLRQARRQIALLRDQDIDPARIHVIANRVEKKLFRAIGLEDAAAALDHPVNLSIANDFPLVSSALDQGVLIQELKARSRICKDMADIVDCTTQAVEARRQAEKG; translated from the coding sequence GTGACGAACACTGCGGAGGCGACCGAGAGCTGGACCCTTGATGTGGGGGATGAAGGCATCCACCTGATCCTGTCCGAGCAGGAGGTAGCGGCTTCCGATATCATGGGCGATCGGCTGAGCGGGCAATCGCTCACGCTGTCGATGATGGCGCCGGGCACGGCTTTGCCGCAGCAGCTGGTGGGGGAGGCGAAGGCCGTCATCCTTGAGGTGCAGCCGGACGACGAAGCGTCGATGCGGCGGCTGGCGGCGTTGCGGGCGGCCAATCCGGCGCTGCTGGTGGTGGCGGCGGTGCGTAATGCGGAAATTCCGCTGGTGCGCGCGCTGCTGCGGAGCGGGATCAATGATGTGGTGGCGCTGCCCTTGCAGGCGAGCGAACTGACGACGGTTCTGGATCAACTGCGTGGCGAGATCGCGGCGCAGGGTGGCCGCGACGTCAAGACGGGCGCGCTGGTGTCGATCATCAAGAGCGTCGGCGGCGTGGGGGCGACTACCATCGCGACGCAGGCGGCCAGCCTGCATGCGCGGTCGGCGAAACAGGCGGGCGAGCGGGTGTGCCTGTTCGACTTTGACGTGCAGTTCGGCGGTGCGGGAACGTATCTGAACATCACATCGTCGCTGACGCTGGCGGACCTGTTGCAGGCGGGCAACCGGGTGGACCGGGAACTGCTTGGCTCCGTGACGGTCGAGACGCCGACCGGGCTGCATGTGGTGACTGCGCCGACGGAGATCATGCCGCTGGAGGCGGTGAACGCGGATCAGGTGTTCCGTGTCATCGAACTGGCGCAGCGGAACTTCGACACCATTTATCTGGACCTGCCGGGCAACTGGACCAACTGGTCCATGTCGCTGGTGGCGCGGTCGGAAGTCATATTTCTGGTGTGCGAACTGACCATCGCCAGCCTGCGCCAGGCGCGGCGGCAGATCGCCCTGCTGCGCGACCAGGATATTGATCCGGCGCGCATCCATGTGATCGCCAACCGGGTGGAAAAGAAGCTGTTCCGCGCGATCGGGCTGGAGGATGCGGCGGCGGCGCTGGACCATCCGGTGAACCTGAGCATCGCGAACGACTTTCCGCTGGTCAGCTCGGCGCTGGACCAGGGGGTGTTGATCCAGGAACTCAAGGCGCGCAGCCGCATCTGCAAGGACATGGCGGATATCGTCGATTGCACCACGCAAGCGGTTGAAGCGCGGCGCCAGGCGGAGAAGGGCTGA
- a CDS encoding TadE/TadG family type IV pilus assembly protein → MKINKILGCVSGAAAAEMALILPVLITLMFGSFEIGNYFLNQHVVVKAVRDGARFASRQNFSYFPCNAVDDDLDPLGNVAADTQLITRTGQVTTGGMPRMASWTDAAHISVKYDCVSTASNADYSGIYAAKDYLPVVKVRVSAQPYSSLFASMGLFGTSLTLNAESQATVAGI, encoded by the coding sequence ATGAAGATAAACAAAATATTAGGATGTGTAAGTGGAGCAGCTGCTGCCGAAATGGCGCTTATTTTGCCGGTTCTAATAACTCTGATGTTCGGTTCTTTCGAGATCGGTAATTACTTTCTAAATCAGCATGTCGTTGTGAAAGCTGTGCGCGACGGAGCCCGTTTCGCATCAAGGCAGAATTTTAGCTATTTTCCTTGTAACGCGGTAGACGACGACTTGGACCCATTGGGGAATGTCGCTGCCGACACGCAACTGATTACTCGTACCGGCCAGGTCACGACGGGAGGGATGCCCCGTATGGCTTCGTGGACAGACGCCGCTCATATTAGTGTGAAATATGATTGCGTCTCAACCGCCAGCAATGCCGATTATTCGGGCATATACGCTGCAAAGGATTATCTGCCGGTCGTGAAGGTGAGAGTTTCAGCGCAACCCTATAGTTCATTGTTTGCAAGCATGGGGCTGTTCGGCACCAGCTTGACGCTGAACGCAGAATCCCAAGCTACGGTGGCGGGAATATGA
- a CDS encoding type II secretion system F family protein: protein MINPLYIRALVLVLLFAAVILTIEGVSSWLRARAGKERVVNKRLKMIAAGYERSTVLSKLRRNDDSLNFSHDSVFGRMGLSIVRALHGAGLSVPARTVLTLMAIATGILFLIVVVGALAAGYGMTAGMIVMAGAFAASLGVMLPIMVLSRMSQRRRKKMEEQFPVALDTFVRGLRAGHPIAAALDLLTKEMRDPIGSEFGIVVDEVTYGSDLRDALQRMAERWDMNEMHMFVTSLSVQAETGGNLAEILENLSAVIRERASLFMKVRALSSEGRMTAVMLTALPILAFVALFLLNPAFYLDIAEDPMFIFGFAGLITLYIIGFVTIRRMVDLKV, encoded by the coding sequence ATGATAAACCCGCTTTACATCCGCGCCCTTGTCCTGGTCCTGCTGTTCGCGGCGGTGATCCTGACGATCGAGGGGGTTTCCAGCTGGCTGCGCGCACGGGCGGGCAAGGAACGGGTCGTCAACAAGCGGCTCAAGATGATCGCTGCGGGCTATGAGCGCAGCACCGTGCTGTCCAAGCTGCGGCGTAATGACGACAGCCTGAATTTCAGCCATGACAGCGTTTTTGGCCGCATGGGGCTGAGCATCGTGCGGGCGTTGCATGGCGCGGGGCTGAGCGTGCCTGCGCGGACCGTGCTGACGTTGATGGCCATTGCGACGGGCATATTGTTCCTGATCGTGGTCGTCGGCGCGCTGGCGGCGGGCTATGGCATGACGGCGGGCATGATCGTCATGGCGGGCGCTTTCGCCGCGTCGCTGGGCGTGATGCTGCCCATCATGGTGCTGAGCCGGATGAGCCAGCGGCGGCGCAAGAAGATGGAAGAGCAGTTTCCCGTCGCGCTCGACACCTTTGTTCGCGGCCTGCGCGCGGGGCATCCGATCGCGGCGGCGCTCGACCTGCTGACCAAGGAAATGCGCGACCCGATCGGCAGCGAATTCGGCATTGTCGTCGATGAAGTGACCTATGGTTCGGACCTGCGCGATGCGTTGCAGCGCATGGCCGAGCGGTGGGACATGAACGAGATGCACATGTTCGTGACGTCGCTGTCTGTGCAGGCGGAGACAGGTGGCAACCTGGCCGAGATCCTCGAAAATCTGTCGGCGGTCATTCGCGAGCGGGCCAGCCTGTTCATGAAGGTGCGGGCGCTGAGTTCCGAAGGGCGGATGACGGCGGTGATGCTGACGGCCCTGCCGATCCTGGCCTTTGTCGCGCTGTTCCTTCTCAATCCCGCCTTCTACCTGGATATCGCCGAAGACCCGATGTTCATCTTCGGCTTTGCCGGGCTTATCACCCTCTACATCATCGGCTTTGTGACGATACGCCGCATGGTTGACCTGAAAGTGTGA
- a CDS encoding type II secretion system F family protein, with product MLDFALISQLRPVLLILLFVAIVAIVYGVSEMLSRTAKVRSRLDVVSGSGGAVQGGGQSLRNERNNSEWKKLVDRIEKLGISLADTQSDSLRRRLIAAGYASPEAPKVFTFIRLTLTLALPAVMVLMSLSKPEPPSPVKLYFMATAIAVLGLYLPNLFISAKAARRQEAIVHGFPDALDLMLVCVEAGLGLEAAMDRVGRELAISHPLVSAALGKVVLELRAGRSRADALRRMADDVDVDEIRSFATLLIQSDQLGSSVGQTLRVYAGEMREKRRMRAEEKAHRLPVLLSVPLVACMLPVMIGVLMLPAVVRVVREILPVMAR from the coding sequence ATGTTGGACTTTGCCCTTATATCGCAGCTTCGCCCGGTATTGCTGATCCTGCTGTTCGTCGCGATCGTCGCGATCGTCTATGGCGTGTCCGAAATGCTGTCGCGCACGGCCAAGGTGCGCAGCCGGCTGGACGTCGTCAGCGGGTCCGGCGGCGCTGTGCAGGGTGGCGGGCAGAGCCTGCGGAACGAGCGCAACAACAGCGAATGGAAGAAGCTGGTCGACCGGATCGAGAAGCTGGGCATTTCGCTGGCCGACACGCAGAGCGATTCCCTGCGTCGGCGGCTGATCGCGGCGGGCTATGCCTCGCCCGAGGCGCCCAAGGTCTTTACCTTTATTCGGCTGACGTTGACGCTGGCGCTGCCAGCGGTGATGGTGCTGATGTCGCTTAGCAAGCCGGAGCCGCCCAGCCCGGTGAAGCTCTATTTCATGGCGACGGCCATCGCGGTGCTCGGCCTGTACCTGCCCAACCTCTTCATTTCGGCGAAGGCGGCGCGGCGGCAGGAGGCGATCGTTCACGGCTTTCCCGACGCGCTGGATCTGATGCTGGTGTGCGTCGAGGCGGGGCTGGGGCTGGAAGCGGCGATGGACCGGGTGGGGCGTGAGCTTGCCATATCGCATCCATTGGTATCGGCGGCGCTGGGCAAGGTCGTGCTGGAACTGCGCGCGGGGCGCAGCCGGGCCGACGCCCTGCGGCGGATGGCTGACGATGTCGATGTGGATGAGATCCGGTCGTTCGCGACGCTGCTGATCCAGTCGGACCAGTTGGGATCGAGCGTGGGGCAGACGCTGCGCGTCTATGCCGGAGAGATGCGGGAAAAGCGGCGAATGCGGGCCGAGGAGAAGGCGCACCGATTGCCGGTGCTGCTGTCGGTGCCCCTGGTCGCCTGCATGTTGCCGGTGATGATCGGGGTGCTGATGCTGCCCGCCGTGGTGCGCGTGGTCCGTGAAATTCTGCCGGTCATGGCACGATGA
- a CDS encoding CpaF family protein: MWQIRKGENRPGDRDDVGPTDTELVHWEEDRHTELKVALHQKLIDLINLSALENMSRAQVEAEVGEIVHEQLALQKHALNLEERRRLVSDILDELLGLGPLEPLLKDHSVTDILVNGYKCVFVERSGRLVETATRFKDEKHLLRIIQKIVAAVGRRVDESSPFVDARLADGSRVNAVVPPLAVDGSLLSIRKFAKVPISMARLSELGSVPAPMAQVLSAVVASRRNVLISGGTGSGKTTLLNAMSASIDEAERIVTIEDSAELQLQQRHVARLETRPPNIEGRGEVTQRDLVKNALRMRPDRIIVGEVRAGEAFDMLQAMNTGHDGSMTTVHANTPRDALSRVEQMIGMSGIDISPRSARAQIASALNVIVQVGRLSDGRRRLLSISEITGMEGEVITMQEIFRFKMTGRDENGMVRGHFEATGIRPKFMGELADRGISLPAELFRPDAVVQ; the protein is encoded by the coding sequence ATGTGGCAGATCCGAAAAGGCGAGAACCGGCCGGGCGACCGTGACGATGTGGGGCCGACTGATACGGAACTGGTCCATTGGGAAGAGGACCGGCATACCGAGTTGAAGGTCGCGCTGCACCAGAAGCTGATCGACCTGATCAACCTGTCCGCGCTGGAGAATATGTCGCGCGCGCAGGTGGAAGCGGAAGTGGGCGAGATCGTCCATGAACAGCTGGCTTTGCAGAAGCACGCGCTCAACCTGGAGGAACGGCGGCGGCTGGTTTCGGACATATTGGACGAGCTGCTGGGGCTGGGGCCATTGGAGCCGCTGCTGAAGGACCATAGCGTCACCGACATATTGGTGAACGGCTACAAATGCGTCTTCGTCGAGCGGAGCGGGCGTCTGGTGGAGACGGCGACGCGGTTCAAGGATGAAAAGCATCTGTTGCGCATCATCCAGAAGATCGTGGCGGCGGTGGGCAGGCGCGTGGATGAATCCTCGCCGTTCGTTGACGCGCGGCTCGCGGACGGTTCGCGCGTGAACGCGGTGGTGCCGCCGCTGGCGGTCGATGGATCGCTGCTGTCGATCCGCAAGTTCGCCAAGGTGCCGATCAGCATGGCGCGGCTGTCCGAACTGGGCAGCGTGCCGGCGCCGATGGCGCAGGTGCTGTCGGCCGTGGTCGCATCGCGGCGCAACGTGCTGATTTCGGGCGGTACGGGTTCGGGCAAGACCACGCTGCTCAACGCCATGTCGGCGAGCATCGACGAGGCCGAGCGGATCGTGACCATCGAGGATTCGGCCGAGCTTCAGTTGCAGCAGCGCCATGTCGCGCGGCTGGAAACGCGGCCTCCGAACATCGAGGGGCGGGGCGAAGTGACCCAGCGCGACCTGGTGAAGAATGCGCTGCGCATGCGGCCCGACCGCATCATCGTGGGCGAAGTGCGCGCCGGGGAGGCGTTCGACATGCTCCAGGCGATGAACACGGGCCATGACGGGTCGATGACGACGGTCCACGCGAACACGCCGCGCGACGCGCTGTCCCGCGTGGAGCAGATGATCGGCATGAGCGGCATCGACATTTCGCCGCGTTCGGCGCGGGCGCAGATCGCGTCGGCGCTGAACGTCATCGTGCAGGTGGGGCGACTGTCCGACGGACGCCGCCGCCTGCTGAGCATTTCGGAGATCACGGGCATGGAAGGCGAGGTCATCACCATGCAGGAAATCTTCCGCTTCAAGATGACGGGCCGTGACGAGAATGGCATGGTGCGCGGCCATTTCGAGGCGACCGGCATCCGGCCCAAATTCATGGGCGAGCTGGCCGACCGGGGCATCAGCCTGCCCGCCGAGCTTTTCCGTCCCGATGCGGTGGTGCAATGA